One segment of Thermonema lapsum DNA contains the following:
- a CDS encoding enoyl-ACP reductase FabI: MAYNLLKGKRGIITGALDENSIAWKVAVRAKEEGATFTLTNAPVALRMGKIKELAQQCNTEVIPADATSVEDLENLYKRSMELLGGKIDFVLHSIGMSPNVRKGREYGDLNYEWFMKTLDISAMSFHKMLQVAEKLDALNEGASVVALSYIAAQRTFPDYSDMAQAKAMLESIARSYGERYGRLKKVRVNTISQSPTRTTAGTGISGFDVFYDYADMMSPLGNATAEECADMCIVLFSDLTRKVTMQNIYHDGGFSSMGISPQVVEKLSK; the protein is encoded by the coding sequence ATGGCTTACAATTTATTGAAAGGGAAAAGAGGCATCATTACCGGTGCACTAGACGAAAACTCTATCGCTTGGAAAGTAGCAGTGCGTGCCAAAGAAGAAGGGGCTACCTTCACCCTTACCAATGCCCCCGTGGCACTGCGCATGGGCAAAATCAAAGAACTTGCCCAGCAGTGCAATACAGAGGTGATTCCTGCCGATGCCACCTCCGTGGAAGACCTCGAAAACCTCTACAAGCGCTCTATGGAACTGCTGGGCGGCAAAATCGATTTCGTGCTGCACTCCATAGGCATGAGCCCCAACGTGCGTAAAGGGCGCGAATATGGCGACCTGAATTATGAGTGGTTCATGAAAACGCTCGATATCTCGGCTATGTCATTCCACAAGATGCTACAGGTAGCCGAAAAGCTGGACGCCCTCAATGAAGGGGCTTCTGTAGTGGCGCTGTCTTACATTGCCGCACAGCGCACCTTCCCCGACTATTCGGACATGGCACAAGCCAAAGCCATGCTCGAATCAATTGCCCGTAGCTATGGCGAGCGCTACGGTCGCCTCAAGAAAGTGCGTGTAAACACCATCTCCCAATCGCCTACCCGCACCACGGCAGGCACCGGCATTTCGGGCTTCGATGTGTTCTATGACTACGCCGACATGATGTCGCCGCTGGGCAACGCCACTGCCGAAGAATGCGCCGACATGTGTATTGTGCTGTTCTCTGACCTCACCCGCAAGGTAACCATGCAAAACATCTACCATGACGGTGGCTTCTCTTCGATGGGCATCTCGCCGCAGGTGGTAGAAAAACTCAGCAAGTAA
- a CDS encoding heavy-metal-associated domain-containing protein: MKTYRFKTNIHCSNCVRSVSAFLNDSKIQHWEVDTHHPDKILTVNTEVLSADEVKALVEEAGFDAQALQND; this comes from the coding sequence ATGAAGACTTACCGTTTCAAAACCAATATCCATTGCAGCAATTGTGTGCGCAGTGTGAGTGCTTTTTTGAATGACTCCAAGATTCAACATTGGGAGGTGGACACCCACCACCCCGACAAGATATTGACCGTCAATACGGAGGTACTTTCCGCTGACGAGGTGAAAGCGCTGGTAGAAGAAGCCGGCTTCGATGCCCAAGCTCTGCAAAACGATTAG
- a CDS encoding peptidase domain-containing ABC transporter → MPRHIKQWAKRVPFVPQLESADCGPACLAMIARYHGIKVHVKQLRALGKLSRLGVSVAQLLHLAQQIGLEAKAYKASPGELEQLPLPCILFWKQDHYVVLERISRKKQDAKRRFTLLDPAYGRVQLTEEAFLNEWLAGQPKGILIYLQPASMASPLDLPPVQNEGMRHVLREITSFLARRKGAYVGGLLLIIGGMAANWYTPKLFQEVIDEGIMQRDIGMVLALLLAQMALFFGSFISESWSTVVFTRLNLGLSLHLQEHMFRYLTRLPLAYFDARINTETLQRLGDLSEVRRFVAWQLMSLLLHLSNILIFGFLLYRLSALVFWIYVGFTLLSVGWVMLFLRHRRALNYANALLKSKLNHLLYEFVTKMQELRIYRAQDRRLDKIMHLSEEQNRQEWRDLWLNLYQNAGTTLFGKLKDVAVVAVCAYLIILKQELSLGVLMSASFIIGQLSAPVNAWLFSVDELQSFRIAQERLGLVFEQAPEQPPGRKKPLPESIQTLTIRGLSFYYPGYEHRLILDDIHLEIRRGEKVAIVGSTGSGKTTLMRLLLGYYFPVKGDILLNGQPLWHYDIDAWRTRCGVVLQDGSILSGTVAENVAPGVEQPDMQRIEEVCRLVCLHDDIMKLPMRYQTKLGGVGMQLSGGQQQRLLIARALYHQPDILFLDEATSALDAATERAIVKNLSAYLQHRTAFIIAHRLSTVRNADRIIVLENGRIVETGSHEELLYRQGLYYHLISNQLALGS, encoded by the coding sequence TTGCCCAGACACATAAAGCAGTGGGCTAAACGTGTGCCTTTTGTACCTCAACTCGAAAGTGCCGACTGTGGTCCTGCTTGCCTTGCTATGATTGCCCGTTATCATGGCATAAAGGTGCATGTGAAGCAATTGCGTGCACTGGGCAAGCTGTCGCGCCTGGGGGTATCAGTAGCACAACTGCTGCATTTGGCGCAGCAGATAGGTTTGGAAGCGAAGGCATACAAGGCATCGCCCGGGGAGTTGGAACAGCTGCCACTGCCTTGCATTCTTTTCTGGAAACAGGACCACTATGTAGTGCTGGAAAGGATAAGCCGGAAGAAGCAAGATGCTAAGAGGCGCTTTACGCTTCTGGACCCTGCCTATGGGCGTGTGCAGCTTACCGAAGAGGCTTTTTTGAACGAGTGGCTTGCTGGGCAGCCCAAAGGGATTCTCATATATTTGCAACCTGCCTCTATGGCGTCGCCTCTCGATTTGCCGCCCGTACAGAACGAGGGCATGCGCCATGTGCTTCGTGAAATCACCAGCTTTTTGGCTCGCAGAAAAGGGGCTTATGTAGGAGGTCTGTTGCTGATTATAGGAGGCATGGCAGCCAACTGGTACACGCCCAAGCTCTTCCAAGAGGTCATCGATGAAGGCATCATGCAACGGGACATCGGCATGGTACTGGCATTGTTGTTGGCGCAGATGGCGCTTTTCTTTGGCAGTTTTATAAGCGAGTCGTGGAGCACGGTGGTTTTTACCCGTTTGAACTTGGGGCTTTCGTTGCATCTGCAAGAGCATATGTTTCGTTATCTCACACGCTTGCCCCTTGCGTATTTCGATGCCCGCATCAATACTGAAACCTTGCAGCGCTTGGGCGACTTGTCGGAGGTGCGTCGGTTTGTGGCATGGCAGCTTATGAGTCTGCTGTTGCACCTAAGCAATATCTTGATATTCGGCTTTTTGCTTTATCGTCTCAGTGCGCTGGTTTTCTGGATATACGTGGGCTTCACGCTCTTGTCTGTAGGCTGGGTAATGCTTTTTCTGCGCCACCGTCGTGCACTGAATTATGCCAATGCGCTGCTCAAAAGTAAGCTGAATCATCTGTTATATGAGTTTGTGACCAAGATGCAGGAGTTGCGTATTTATCGTGCACAAGACCGGCGCCTTGATAAAATTATGCATTTGTCTGAAGAGCAAAACCGCCAAGAGTGGCGTGACCTGTGGTTGAATCTTTATCAAAATGCAGGTACAACGCTCTTCGGCAAGCTGAAAGACGTAGCAGTAGTGGCGGTTTGCGCTTATTTGATTATCCTCAAGCAGGAGTTGTCGTTGGGCGTACTCATGAGCGCCTCGTTCATCATTGGGCAACTAAGCGCACCGGTCAATGCTTGGCTTTTTAGTGTGGATGAGCTGCAGAGCTTTCGCATTGCCCAAGAACGCCTGGGGCTTGTATTTGAGCAAGCACCCGAGCAACCCCCCGGACGTAAAAAGCCTTTGCCTGAATCCATTCAAACACTAACCATCCGCGGGCTTTCTTTCTACTATCCGGGGTACGAACACCGTTTGATTCTTGACGACATTCATTTGGAAATACGTCGAGGTGAAAAAGTAGCCATTGTAGGGAGCACGGGCAGTGGAAAAACCACACTCATGCGTTTGTTGCTGGGCTATTATTTTCCTGTCAAAGGCGATATACTGCTCAATGGGCAGCCCCTGTGGCATTACGACATAGACGCATGGCGCACACGCTGTGGGGTAGTTCTGCAAGATGGTTCTATTTTGAGCGGTACAGTAGCAGAAAATGTAGCACCCGGTGTGGAACAGCCCGATATGCAGCGTATAGAAGAAGTGTGCCGCTTGGTCTGTTTACATGACGACATCATGAAGCTGCCCATGCGTTATCAAACCAAGTTGGGTGGGGTGGGCATGCAGTTGAGTGGCGGGCAGCAGCAACGTTTGCTCATTGCCCGTGCGCTTTACCACCAACCCGACATCCTTTTCTTGGATGAAGCCACCTCTGCACTGGATGCGGCTACCGAGCGCGCCATTGTAAAGAACCTTTCTGCTTATTTGCAGCATCGTACAGCTTTCATCATTGCCCACCGTTTAAGCACAGTGCGTAATGCCGACCGCATCATAGTGCTGGAAAATGGACGCATAGTAGAAACAGGTAGCCATGAGGAACTTCTATACCGGCAAGGGCTTTATTATCATCTTATCAGCAATCAGTTGGCATTAGGAAGCTGA
- a CDS encoding outer membrane beta-barrel family protein, producing the protein MKKALFLLLFSVLPLQDLLAQRQLSGCVQDEGGGLPYATVQLTDSAAVTLSTAADERGCFQLQVPESGVYHLWITYVGYEDYYQQVEITQDTHLEIRMQPGIQLKGVEITASKPLISPTADGMTMSWSNTEALKGLTMQQALTRLPMLRKKADGLPEMVGKGRTVYYLNGRRSFLPQEQIKTLLESLPAEEIERVELVLNPGAEYDEQGDVAIVKIYLRKGSLYSRYYLNAWTLQRTFNSQGGNLTWAKQGKWNSTLTLGASNNITYHIYKNDIMERDGSAASYNDSRNIGRGGLATWLSWIASHTKPSGQLWEVQMSGHYSTNQNSPSRDFNNFRQERYVGNTVQTVAMGKQNNSTMGIDGGGTLGLFYEQPLKKGKLTLNTVFSYYNKETEGIMSYEDYLSNDEDRRRQYVLQSIRSLYNKVDYEGALSEKSVLMAGVYGAYSVNGNDTRWWQWQQSGYVLEEKNSFVYDYREHYITPYVAWRKQWSARWQSKVGLRVENTFNEGFLNGERKFENTYFNPLPDLSILFVQNENHTWQLQSRGSIRRPAFWELNPYRFYSAPNYYVENNPFLQPSYNISNTLSHIIRQKIVLGLVWSYTGRQSAQMLLEDEEGNNAYKRLNAADFHSGSIFANYTESFWQERGQLNLSAYGGYFQYLPYTAYESIISDAINFTWSTSGTLTLVPVQKEGKVLSVDIGGYLQGPFNQMNMQIAPLFSFYVDTNYNFGDWTISLITDDLGRNYISRLDVNMYSRISKQWMYQDARYVQLRVRYSFGSRIAKSQEGRLDKGDIGQRVGK; encoded by the coding sequence ATGAAAAAAGCACTATTTCTTCTCTTGTTTTCGGTTTTGCCACTACAAGACCTTTTGGCACAAAGGCAGTTGAGCGGTTGTGTACAAGACGAAGGGGGAGGCTTGCCCTATGCTACGGTTCAGCTGACCGACTCGGCAGCAGTTACTTTATCGACAGCAGCAGACGAGCGTGGATGCTTTCAGCTGCAAGTGCCTGAATCGGGTGTCTATCATTTGTGGATTACCTACGTGGGGTACGAAGATTATTACCAGCAGGTAGAGATAACCCAAGACACCCATCTGGAAATTCGGATGCAACCGGGTATACAGTTGAAGGGTGTGGAAATCACTGCGAGCAAGCCTTTGATAAGTCCTACTGCCGACGGTATGACAATGAGTTGGTCAAATACCGAAGCCTTGAAAGGGCTCACAATGCAACAGGCATTGACACGCTTGCCGATGCTGCGCAAGAAGGCAGACGGCTTACCGGAGATGGTGGGCAAAGGTCGGACGGTGTATTACTTGAACGGTCGGCGTTCGTTTTTGCCGCAGGAGCAAATAAAAACTTTGTTGGAGAGCCTGCCTGCTGAGGAGATTGAGCGAGTGGAGTTGGTGTTAAACCCCGGCGCCGAGTATGATGAACAAGGCGATGTGGCTATTGTAAAGATATATTTGCGCAAGGGTAGCCTGTATTCCCGCTATTATTTGAATGCATGGACACTTCAGAGAACCTTCAATTCGCAAGGTGGCAATCTTACATGGGCAAAACAAGGGAAATGGAACTCTACCTTGACGCTTGGTGCGAGCAATAACATAACGTACCACATTTACAAGAACGACATCATGGAGCGGGATGGGAGTGCTGCTTCTTACAATGATTCACGAAATATAGGCAGAGGGGGACTTGCCACTTGGCTTAGTTGGATAGCTTCTCATACCAAGCCCTCGGGGCAGCTGTGGGAAGTGCAGATGTCGGGACATTACAGCACGAACCAAAACTCACCTTCTCGGGATTTCAACAACTTCCGTCAAGAAAGGTATGTGGGCAATACTGTGCAGACTGTAGCCATGGGCAAGCAAAACAATTCCACGATGGGTATAGACGGAGGAGGGACTTTGGGGCTGTTCTATGAGCAACCTTTGAAGAAAGGGAAGCTTACACTGAACACTGTTTTCAGCTACTACAACAAAGAAACCGAAGGCATTATGAGTTATGAGGACTATTTGAGCAATGATGAAGACCGTCGTCGGCAGTATGTGCTTCAAAGCATACGCAGCCTGTACAACAAAGTAGATTATGAAGGTGCCTTGTCAGAAAAGAGTGTGTTGATGGCAGGGGTTTATGGGGCTTATTCGGTAAACGGAAACGACACGCGTTGGTGGCAGTGGCAGCAATCGGGTTATGTGCTTGAGGAAAAGAATAGTTTTGTGTATGACTACCGGGAGCATTACATCACGCCCTATGTGGCATGGCGGAAGCAGTGGTCGGCGCGTTGGCAGTCGAAGGTGGGTTTGCGTGTAGAGAACACCTTCAATGAAGGTTTTTTAAATGGGGAGCGTAAGTTTGAAAATACTTACTTCAACCCGCTGCCGGATTTGAGCATTTTGTTTGTGCAGAACGAGAATCATACATGGCAACTGCAAAGCCGGGGCAGTATTCGGCGTCCTGCTTTCTGGGAGTTAAACCCCTATCGTTTCTACTCGGCGCCTAACTATTATGTAGAGAACAATCCCTTTTTGCAGCCTTCTTACAACATAAGCAACACCTTATCACACATCATCCGCCAAAAAATTGTTTTAGGGCTTGTGTGGAGTTACACTGGTCGGCAAAGTGCACAGATGCTCTTGGAAGATGAAGAGGGCAACAACGCCTACAAGCGCCTGAATGCCGCAGACTTCCATAGTGGAAGTATTTTTGCCAACTATACCGAGAGCTTTTGGCAGGAGCGGGGGCAATTGAATCTTTCTGCGTATGGTGGTTATTTTCAATATTTACCCTACACTGCCTACGAGAGCATCATTTCAGATGCTATCAACTTTACTTGGAGCACATCGGGCACCCTTACTTTGGTGCCTGTTCAAAAGGAGGGCAAAGTGTTAAGTGTGGATATAGGAGGCTACCTGCAAGGACCGTTTAACCAAATGAACATGCAAATAGCACCGCTCTTTTCTTTCTACGTAGATACTAACTACAATTTTGGCGATTGGACGATAAGCCTGATTACCGACGACCTTGGGAGAAACTACATATCGCGCTTGGATGTGAATATGTATTCAAGGATAAGCAAACAATGGATGTATCAAGACGCGCGTTATGTGCAGCTGCGGGTGCGCTACAGCTTTGGCAGCCGCATTGCTAAATCGCAAGAAGGGCGTTTGGATAAAGGCGATATAGGGCAGCGTGTGGGTAAGTAA
- a CDS encoding glycosyltransferase, whose product MSVHSASKVPLFSIIIPVYNRPEEVDELLASLCQQSFRSFEVIVVEDGSEKDCRQVVQLYKEQLPIQYVYKQNSGPSASRNRGAQDARGQYVLFLDSDCLVPEHYLQNIAAFLQKQKVACFGGPDTAHPAFTPIQKAINYAMTSRLTTGGIRGGKNFNPNKFLPRSFNMGVRREVFKEVQGFAEDMRFGEDIDLSLRIKARGYRCLLIPEAWVYHKRRTKLWQFFKQIYNSGMARVYLSERHPGTLKLIHLLPSCFVLFVVASLLLAFVSPLALLPLFLWALVIFIDALIGYDYSLQVALLSVVAAFLQLTAYGSGFLHAWISRKLLRLPKRHAFVRRFYE is encoded by the coding sequence ATGTCTGTCCATAGTGCGTCGAAAGTACCTTTGTTCTCTATCATCATTCCAGTATATAACCGTCCCGAAGAAGTAGATGAGCTGTTGGCATCTCTATGCCAGCAGTCTTTTCGCTCGTTCGAAGTGATTGTGGTAGAAGACGGCTCAGAAAAGGACTGCCGACAGGTAGTGCAGCTGTACAAAGAGCAGTTGCCTATTCAGTATGTTTACAAACAGAATTCAGGACCTTCGGCAAGTCGTAATCGGGGTGCCCAAGATGCCCGTGGGCAATATGTGCTTTTCCTTGACTCGGATTGCCTTGTGCCAGAGCATTATTTACAAAATATCGCTGCTTTTCTACAAAAACAAAAGGTGGCTTGTTTTGGAGGTCCCGATACCGCCCATCCTGCTTTTACGCCCATTCAGAAAGCCATCAATTACGCCATGACCTCACGCCTGACGACCGGGGGCATCCGTGGTGGAAAGAACTTCAATCCCAACAAGTTTTTACCCCGTAGCTTCAATATGGGCGTGCGCCGCGAAGTATTCAAGGAAGTACAAGGCTTTGCCGAAGATATGCGCTTTGGCGAAGACATAGACCTCAGTTTGCGCATCAAAGCACGCGGCTACCGCTGCCTGCTCATCCCGGAAGCATGGGTTTACCACAAGCGCAGAACCAAACTGTGGCAGTTCTTTAAGCAAATCTATAATTCGGGCATGGCACGCGTGTATTTGAGCGAGCGGCATCCCGGCACTTTAAAACTTATCCACCTGCTGCCTTCCTGCTTTGTCTTGTTTGTGGTAGCCTCTCTGCTGCTTGCTTTTGTTTCGCCCCTTGCTTTGCTGCCCCTGTTTTTATGGGCTTTGGTAATTTTCATAGATGCCCTCATAGGCTATGACTATTCGTTGCAAGTAGCTTTGCTGTCGGTGGTGGCTGCCTTCCTCCAGCTGACTGCCTACGGCAGTGGTTTCCTGCATGCATGGATAAGCCGTAAGCTGCTGCGCCTTCCTAAAAGACATGCCTTTGTGAGGCGGTTTTATGAGTAG
- a CDS encoding peroxiredoxin — MALKVGIQAPDFTLPSTERDLFTLSKDMVGKPCILFFYPKDFSKVCTQEACEFRDHFADFRGLDVEVIGISRDDIATHRRFKEQYNLPFELLSDASGEVCKKYDALVPILGIPKRITYLLDASHKIVAAYQELFGARQHIESMLKELKKQ, encoded by the coding sequence ATGGCATTGAAAGTAGGTATTCAAGCCCCCGATTTTACATTGCCTTCTACCGAGCGCGACCTTTTCACGCTCAGCAAAGACATGGTGGGCAAGCCTTGTATCCTCTTTTTTTATCCCAAAGACTTCTCGAAAGTCTGCACCCAAGAAGCTTGCGAGTTCCGCGACCACTTTGCCGACTTTCGTGGCTTGGACGTAGAAGTCATTGGCATTAGCCGTGATGATATAGCCACCCATCGGCGCTTCAAGGAGCAATACAATTTGCCTTTTGAACTGCTGAGCGATGCTTCGGGTGAGGTGTGTAAAAAATATGATGCTTTGGTGCCTATATTGGGCATTCCCAAACGAATTACTTATTTGTTGGATGCTTCGCATAAAATAGTGGCAGCTTATCAGGAGCTTTTTGGCGCTCGCCAGCATATAGAAAGTATGCTCAAAGAATTGAAAAAACAATAG
- a CDS encoding heavy metal translocating P-type ATPase: protein MEAILQDKQKDKRSPEGKAVHLKVHGMSCTNCALGVERFLTRKGIKDPRVNFASGDVAFTLPAGLSLETVVEGIRKLGYEVQPADNAPAKKVTISPLLLQLLVAWGFTLPLVTAMFLPYAWLHDPFVQLGLTLPVFAIGVRQFGRSAWHSVKSGVANMDVLILTGATAALIYSLYGLLTGGGHDYMFFETTASIISIVLLGNYMEHKAVKQTTTAVDELTRLQKAIAKRLAVSEKGREVVEEVPADSLTVGDVVLLAVGDVVPADGEILEGAGSVNEALLSGESLPVEKRRGDTLVAGTEVVDGAFRMQVQKVAGQTMLAQIIELVQRAQARKPDIQRLADRVSAVFVPAVIAIALITFAANYFFVGVGMSESITRAIAVLVISCPCAMGLAVPTAVTVALGRAARSGILLRGADTLERMQGIRYVLFDKTGTLTTGNFKIKEIKTFGIDGAFAQRVLLALEQSSSHPIARALTEHLQAEGVEVLPLHSLREIKGVGMEGTDAEGNRYRLGSFRLLPEAQRAALKQSYDLFLLCNEELIAAVAIEDEVKPHATELVDYLHRRGIRTVLISGDKAHKCNQLAQAVGIEEVYAEQTPEQKLQIVETLASKAQIAMVGDGVNDAPALSRAHVGISLSNATQAAIRAAEVVLLDGNLRHLQTAFEIGRYTLRVMKQNLFWAFFYNVLAIPIAAAGWLSPMVAALAMACSDVIVVFNSLRLRWMKIE, encoded by the coding sequence ATGGAAGCGATACTTCAAGACAAGCAGAAAGACAAGCGAAGCCCGGAGGGCAAAGCAGTGCATCTGAAAGTGCACGGCATGAGTTGTACCAACTGCGCTTTGGGCGTGGAACGCTTTTTGACTCGTAAGGGCATAAAAGACCCGCGTGTCAATTTTGCTTCCGGAGATGTAGCTTTCACTTTGCCTGCGGGGCTGTCTTTGGAAACGGTCGTTGAGGGCATTCGTAAGCTGGGCTACGAGGTGCAGCCTGCTGACAACGCCCCGGCAAAGAAAGTTACCATATCCCCGCTGTTGTTGCAGCTACTGGTGGCGTGGGGTTTCACCCTGCCACTCGTAACCGCCATGTTTTTGCCCTATGCGTGGCTGCATGACCCCTTCGTTCAACTAGGACTTACGCTGCCGGTTTTTGCTATTGGCGTGCGCCAGTTTGGGCGCAGCGCCTGGCACTCCGTCAAGAGTGGCGTGGCTAACATGGACGTACTTATATTGACCGGTGCCACTGCTGCTTTGATTTACAGCCTTTATGGCTTGCTGACCGGCGGTGGGCATGATTACATGTTTTTCGAAACGACAGCCAGCATCATCAGCATTGTGCTTTTGGGCAACTATATGGAGCACAAAGCAGTGAAGCAGACCACTACGGCTGTAGATGAGTTGACCCGACTGCAAAAAGCCATAGCCAAACGCTTGGCGGTGAGTGAAAAGGGTAGGGAGGTGGTAGAAGAAGTGCCTGCCGATAGCTTGACAGTGGGCGATGTGGTTTTGCTGGCGGTAGGCGATGTGGTGCCTGCCGACGGCGAAATACTCGAAGGTGCTGGTTCTGTAAATGAAGCGCTGCTCTCGGGCGAAAGCCTGCCGGTAGAAAAAAGAAGAGGCGACACCCTGGTGGCAGGTACCGAAGTGGTCGATGGGGCTTTTCGTATGCAGGTGCAGAAAGTAGCGGGGCAAACCATGCTTGCCCAGATTATAGAGCTGGTGCAGCGGGCACAAGCCCGCAAGCCCGACATACAGCGCTTAGCAGACCGTGTGAGTGCTGTGTTTGTGCCAGCCGTGATAGCCATTGCACTGATAACCTTTGCAGCGAATTATTTCTTTGTAGGTGTAGGCATGAGCGAAAGCATCACCCGTGCCATTGCGGTGTTGGTGATTTCGTGCCCTTGCGCTATGGGCTTGGCAGTGCCCACCGCCGTGACGGTAGCTTTGGGCAGGGCAGCGCGCAGCGGTATTTTGTTGCGTGGTGCCGACACTCTCGAACGTATGCAAGGCATTCGTTATGTGCTTTTCGACAAAACGGGTACCCTTACCACTGGCAATTTCAAAATAAAAGAAATCAAAACGTTTGGCATCGACGGCGCCTTTGCGCAGCGTGTGTTGTTGGCTTTGGAACAGTCGTCGTCGCATCCGATTGCGCGTGCGCTTACCGAGCATTTGCAGGCAGAAGGCGTAGAGGTATTGCCCTTGCATTCGTTGCGTGAAATCAAAGGTGTAGGCATGGAGGGCACCGATGCCGAGGGCAATCGCTATCGTTTGGGCTCGTTCCGTTTGTTGCCCGAAGCGCAGCGCGCAGCGCTCAAGCAGTCCTACGACCTTTTTTTACTTTGCAACGAAGAGTTGATAGCAGCCGTTGCTATCGAAGACGAAGTGAAGCCTCATGCTACGGAACTTGTCGACTACTTGCACCGGCGGGGCATTCGCACCGTCTTGATTAGTGGCGACAAAGCCCACAAGTGTAACCAGTTGGCACAGGCAGTAGGAATCGAAGAGGTGTATGCCGAGCAAACCCCTGAACAGAAACTGCAAATAGTAGAGACACTGGCAAGCAAAGCACAGATAGCCATGGTGGGCGATGGGGTGAATGATGCCCCAGCTTTGAGCCGTGCGCATGTGGGCATCTCGCTGAGCAATGCCACACAGGCAGCCATACGGGCGGCAGAGGTGGTACTCTTGGATGGCAATCTGCGTCATCTGCAAACCGCCTTTGAAATAGGTAGGTACACCCTGCGTGTGATGAAACAAAACCTGTTTTGGGCTTTCTTTTACAATGTGCTGGCAATCCCCATAGCAGCAGCAGGCTGGTTGAGTCCTATGGTGGCTGCTTTGGCTATGGCTTGTTCTGATGTGATAGTGGTATTCAATTCGCTGCGCCTTCGTTGGATGAAAATCGAGTAA
- a CDS encoding radical SAM/SPASM domain-containing protein, whose protein sequence is MKLSRYNNIVPYKSKYALFNAFSKKVIFIEPLLKDLLESAAHHGVEELAQVHPQFYDYLCRHEFIIDDSVDELERLKEKVWAIDNATHTFQLIINPTMNCNFKCWYCYETHIKNSRLSEEGVARMLRFIQRTVEQNPDLRHFIISFFGGEPLLYFERNVKPLISEAKRLLQEAGVSLSLHFTTNGYLINEAMIDFFLKEGLLPSFQITLDGDEQTHNRVRYVNEKKGSYREIVHNIKQLAIAGLGVSVRINYTAANIASVKQVPYDFAELPAEAKSHISFSFHRVWQDTEGDVKEEVAAAMEVVRAAGFPAIEQSAVDAVEASCYADKRQSAVINYNGDVYKCTARDFKPENRVGYLAETGEIVWEDDHLEKRMNIKFRNRPCLSCRIQPLCNGGCSQQAIEHVGEDYCVYNGDEREKDYVVIQHIERILLAQTHKAVG, encoded by the coding sequence ATGAAACTAAGCCGATACAATAACATAGTACCGTACAAGAGTAAGTATGCCCTTTTCAATGCTTTCAGCAAGAAGGTTATTTTTATAGAGCCATTGCTCAAAGACCTGCTCGAAAGCGCTGCGCATCATGGTGTGGAAGAGCTGGCACAAGTGCACCCGCAATTCTATGATTATCTCTGCCGTCATGAGTTCATCATAGATGACAGTGTAGATGAGCTGGAACGCCTGAAAGAGAAAGTGTGGGCTATAGACAACGCCACTCATACCTTTCAGCTGATTATCAACCCTACCATGAATTGCAATTTCAAGTGCTGGTATTGCTACGAAACGCACATAAAAAATTCCCGGCTAAGCGAAGAGGGAGTGGCGCGGATGCTGCGCTTTATACAGCGCACAGTAGAGCAAAATCCCGACTTGCGCCATTTCATCATAAGCTTTTTTGGGGGAGAACCGCTGCTTTACTTCGAGCGTAATGTGAAGCCATTGATAAGTGAAGCAAAGCGTTTGTTGCAAGAAGCAGGCGTTTCTTTGAGCCTGCACTTTACTACCAATGGCTATTTGATAAATGAAGCCATGATTGATTTCTTTCTTAAAGAAGGCTTGTTGCCAAGTTTTCAGATTACCCTCGATGGCGACGAGCAAACCCACAACCGCGTGCGTTACGTGAACGAAAAGAAGGGCTCTTATCGTGAAATTGTGCACAATATTAAGCAACTTGCCATTGCCGGTTTGGGGGTCTCGGTGCGCATCAACTACACGGCTGCCAATATTGCTTCGGTGAAACAGGTGCCCTATGATTTTGCAGAGCTTCCTGCCGAAGCCAAATCTCACATAAGCTTTAGCTTTCATCGGGTGTGGCAAGACACAGAAGGCGACGTTAAGGAAGAGGTAGCAGCAGCTATGGAGGTGGTACGGGCAGCAGGATTTCCTGCTATAGAACAGTCAGCGGTGGACGCTGTCGAAGCTTCGTGCTATGCCGACAAACGGCAGAGTGCCGTCATCAACTACAACGGCGACGTGTATAAGTGCACGGCGCGCGACTTCAAACCTGAAAACCGAGTGGGCTATCTTGCTGAAACAGGGGAGATTGTATGGGAGGACGACCATCTCGAGAAGCGCATGAATATCAAGTTTCGCAACCGCCCTTGCTTAAGCTGCCGCATACAACCGCTGTGCAATGGGGGCTGCTCGCAACAGGCAATCGAACATGTGGGCGAAGATTACTGTGTGTATAACGGCGATGAACGTGAAAAAGACTACGTGGTTATTCAGCATATCGAACGTATTCTGCTTGCCCAGACACATAAAGCAGTGGGCTAA